The genomic interval AAAGAGCTTTGTCGACCTCGCGAGGGAGGTGATCGGTGCTCACAAGTAGTCCGTCGTCACACAGGAAATCATTCCGCGACGCCGGTAATCGGATCTTCCAGCAGGAGACCGAGGCGCAGCCCGGCATCATCAGCCTGCTTGCGGCGCGAACACCGACCGCGGTGCGCGAGCTGCCGCTCGAGAAGGTCATCCCGAACCCGTCGCAGCCACGGATGACCTGGCATGAAGAGACGCTGCAGGAGCTCGCCGCGTCCATCAAGGAACACGGCGTGCTGCAGCCGATCCTTGTCCGGCCGTCGGGCGACCAGTACGAGATCATCGCCGGGGAACGGCGCTGGCGGTCGTCGAAGATCGCGGGCAAGGAGACCATCCCGGCGATCGTCGAACGGTTCGACGACGCAACTGCGCTCGAGATCGCGCTGATCGAGAACCTCCAGCGCGAGGATCTCTCGCCGCTCGACGAGGCCGTGATCTACAAGAAGATGACCGACGAGCTCGGCTACTCGATCCGCCAGCTTGCGGGGAAGCTCGGCAAGGACAAGGGCTACGTAGAGAACCGCCTCCGACTCGCGAGCGCGCCGGACGATGTCCGCGAGATGGTCGCCAAGCGCTACGACACCCTGTCCGCGGCGTACGAGCTGATGAAGCTCGAGGACAAGCGCCGCCGCCGCTCGCTCGCCAAGCAGATCCTCGCCGGTCAGCTGACGCTCATCCGGCTCCACGACCGGGTCGAGCGCATCCTTCACCCGCAGGAGCGCGGCTCGAAAGCCGAGCCGGCGATCCCCGCGCTGCGCGACGACGCTCTCATCACGGCGACGCGGAAGCTGAACGAGGCGCTGACCGAGCTGTCCCGCGCGGCCGGTGACGACGGGAAGCTGACGATCCCGGAGAGCGACCGTCAGAACCTGGCGAAGTTCCTCACGATCTCGCGGGCACGCCTGGACAACCTGGTGGCGCGACTGAAGAGCGGCCGCGCGTGAGCGACCAGCGGCTGTCGGGACGGGGAAGCGTCATGTCCTTCGTCCTGATGACGGGGCTGGTCACCGCGGCCGCGATGGGCCTATTTGTCCTGCTGGATCCCAGGGCGCAGCTGTTCTGGGTGCAGCGGTGGGAAGCGCTGGCCGGGTTCGTCCGCTCGCTGTTCGGAGGCGGCTAGGACTCGAGGCGGACGCTGTTCTGGGCGGTGACGCGCTCGCGCTGGCTGCGGGCGTCGCGAAGGATCGACACGGCCGTCGTGGCGAGGCCGACTGCCCCGAAGAGGAAGATCACGCTGTCGTTCGTCAGTAGTTCAAGCACGTCGCATGTACAAGCAACGCACGTGCCACGAGCAAGCGGCGGGCCGCTCGTTACGGACTGGTAACGGTTTGAGAGAAAAAGGTCACGGCGCCTTCCGCTGAGGTCGCGACTTCTGCACACGGACCTGCGAAACGCGCCGTCCGTCGACGCCGGTGACCTGAAAGCGGTATCCCTCGACCTCGACGGTGTCACCGACCTGTGCCAGCCGGCCCAGCCGGCCGAACACCATGCCGCCGATCGTGTCATACGGCTCGTCATTCAGCTCGAGCCGTACGCGCTCGCGCAGCTCGGCCAGCCCGACCAGGCCGTCCACGAGGTACACGCCGGGGGCTTCCTCGCGGATCGGCGGCGCGGTGTCCTTCTCGAACTCGTCGCCGACCTCGCCGACGAGCTCCTCCAGAACATCCTCGAGCGTCACGAGGCCGGCAGTGCCGCCGTACTCGTCGATGACGATCGCCAGCTGGGCGTGCTGCCGCCGGAACTCGGCGAGCGCCTGGTCAAGACGTAACGTTTCGGGGATCGCCGGCACACGCCGCATGATGTCGTGGGCCTTGGCCTTCGACATGCGATCGACACCGACCAGATCCTTCACATGAACGACCCCGACGATGTGGTCGAGGTCGTCGCGATACACCGGAAAGCGGGAGAGGCGATGCTGCCGCGCCATCGCGATGAGCCCGACGAGATCGAGCTCCTCAGGCACGGCGACGATCTCCGTGCGCGGCACCATGACCTGACGCACGAGCGTGTCGGCGAAGTCGAGCGCGTTCCCGACGATCACACGCTCACTTTCCTGGAGC from Candidatus Limnocylindria bacterium carries:
- a CDS encoding ParB/RepB/Spo0J family partition protein yields the protein MLTSSPSSHRKSFRDAGNRIFQQETEAQPGIISLLAARTPTAVRELPLEKVIPNPSQPRMTWHEETLQELAASIKEHGVLQPILVRPSGDQYEIIAGERRWRSSKIAGKETIPAIVERFDDATALEIALIENLQREDLSPLDEAVIYKKMTDELGYSIRQLAGKLGKDKGYVENRLRLASAPDDVREMVAKRYDTLSAAYELMKLEDKRRRRSLAKQILAGQLTLIRLHDRVERILHPQERGSKAEPAIPALRDDALITATRKLNEALTELSRAAGDDGKLTIPESDRQNLAKFLTISRARLDNLVARLKSGRA
- a CDS encoding hemolysin family protein produces the protein MDAAEALRGAVIAVLLVLANGFFVAAEYSFVRVRGTQLQELAKAGSARAKLGAHISSRLDTYISAAQLGVTLASLAIGWIGEPAVAALVEPLFRWLPEPVFHVIAFLLAFGAITYVHIVVGELAPKYLALQRAVQLALLCAYPLDLFYRVMFPFIWFVNGSANSLLRWIGIKPRADLNVHSDEELKMLIAASARQGVLQESERVIVGNALDFADTLVRQVMVPRTEIVAVPEELDLVGLIAMARQHRLSRFPVYRDDLDHIVGVVHVKDLVGVDRMSKAKAHDIMRRVPAIPETLRLDQALAEFRRQHAQLAIVIDEYGGTAGLVTLEDVLEELVGEVGDEFEKDTAPPIREEAPGVYLVDGLVGLAELRERVRLELNDEPYDTIGGMVFGRLGRLAQVGDTVEVEGYRFQVTGVDGRRVSQVRVQKSRPQRKAP